In Actinoplanes derwentensis, the following proteins share a genomic window:
- a CDS encoding GmrSD restriction endonuclease domain-containing protein codes for MVAGIDTFDGCSPDDCQGERSVALDSPKLQTVLADIGSGLLQLPDFQREWKWDDQRIRELIATVTLDYPLGVVMTLETGGKKPFRPRTLTGAESGRSTAPDLLLLDGQQRLTSLYQALHLNQPVRTTDERGRELERWYYVDIVKAVGSSTDRDEAIVSVPRDRVLRSDFARRVQLDLSSRTLECQARHFPLSIVFDSNKVTAWQREFVLLDEANWDLWAKFEHGILHNVRSFQIPMIKLAASTTKDAVCSVFERVNTGGVPLNVFELLTATYAGDSEYELTHGDYYRLPDAWHDIKKGLTTSYPVFGRTEQGVDDGLSSSDFLQAVTLVSTWERKRERPSMAVSCKRRDLLNLPLEDFIRIAPRVASAFEWVGDFLSEQLIVRHADLPYRTQLVPMAAVRAILLDDEAEDPGTRELLTRWYWCGVLGEMYGGATESRFTRDVEQLIAAVRGESHGSSMSSTRTGLPDTIMEAAFLADRLDTLTTRNSAAYKGIYALLVKQGAVDWYHSEGPLTASALIQHAVAIRQVFPKHWLARNFPDDNRGNSIVNKTPLSYRASKSLIGSPSSYLKVLAREAGTRPEWFDDVVTTHVIDPATLHEDDFDAFYADRSARLVQLVNEAMGKRTVFRAESDR; via the coding sequence GTGGTGGCGGGCATCGATACGTTCGATGGCTGCTCACCAGATGATTGCCAGGGGGAACGCTCGGTGGCTCTTGATAGTCCGAAGTTGCAGACGGTGTTGGCGGATATCGGGTCGGGATTGCTTCAGCTTCCGGACTTCCAGCGTGAGTGGAAGTGGGACGACCAGCGCATCCGGGAGTTGATCGCGACGGTCACCCTCGACTATCCGCTCGGCGTCGTCATGACTCTCGAAACCGGTGGCAAGAAGCCGTTCCGGCCGCGCACGCTCACCGGTGCGGAGTCCGGCCGGTCCACCGCGCCTGACCTCTTGCTGCTGGACGGTCAGCAGCGGCTCACCTCTCTGTACCAGGCTCTGCACCTGAACCAGCCGGTACGGACCACCGACGAGCGCGGTCGAGAACTTGAGCGCTGGTACTACGTCGACATCGTCAAAGCCGTCGGCTCATCCACGGACCGCGACGAGGCCATCGTGTCCGTGCCCAGGGATCGGGTCCTGCGTTCGGACTTCGCCCGCCGGGTGCAACTCGATCTCAGCAGCCGAACGCTGGAATGCCAGGCGAGGCATTTCCCCCTGAGCATCGTCTTCGACAGTAACAAGGTCACCGCCTGGCAACGCGAGTTCGTCCTGCTGGACGAGGCCAACTGGGACCTCTGGGCCAAGTTCGAGCACGGAATCCTGCACAACGTTCGGTCCTTCCAGATCCCGATGATCAAACTAGCCGCCTCGACTACCAAGGACGCGGTGTGCTCCGTGTTCGAACGGGTGAACACCGGCGGTGTTCCGCTGAACGTGTTCGAACTGTTGACCGCCACCTACGCCGGCGACAGCGAGTACGAGCTGACCCACGGCGACTACTACCGACTGCCGGACGCCTGGCACGACATCAAGAAGGGCTTGACCACCTCCTATCCGGTGTTCGGGCGCACCGAGCAGGGCGTCGACGACGGGCTGAGCAGCAGCGACTTCCTGCAAGCGGTCACACTCGTCAGCACCTGGGAACGCAAGCGGGAGAGACCGTCCATGGCGGTTTCCTGCAAGCGGCGCGATCTTCTGAACCTGCCGCTGGAGGACTTCATCAGGATCGCGCCCCGGGTCGCGAGCGCGTTCGAATGGGTCGGCGACTTCCTCAGCGAGCAGCTGATCGTGCGCCATGCCGACCTGCCCTACCGGACCCAGCTCGTACCGATGGCCGCGGTGCGGGCGATCCTGCTCGACGATGAGGCAGAGGACCCGGGTACCCGGGAACTGCTCACCCGCTGGTACTGGTGTGGCGTGCTGGGCGAGATGTACGGCGGGGCCACCGAGAGTCGTTTCACCCGCGACGTTGAACAGCTCATCGCGGCGGTGAGAGGCGAATCGCACGGATCGTCGATGTCTTCGACACGGACTGGCCTGCCTGACACGATCATGGAGGCGGCATTCCTGGCCGACCGGCTGGACACCCTGACAACCCGCAACAGCGCGGCCTACAAGGGAATCTATGCGCTCCTCGTCAAGCAGGGAGCGGTCGACTGGTACCACAGCGAGGGCCCGCTGACCGCCAGCGCTCTCATCCAGCATGCCGTCGCCATCCGGCAGGTGTTCCCGAAGCACTGGCTCGCCCGAAACTTCCCCGACGACAACCGCGGCAACTCGATCGTGAACAAGACCCCGCTGTCCTACCGGGCGAGCAAGAGTCTCATCGGCTCACCGTCGAGCTACCTCAAGGTGCTCGCCCGAGAAGCCGGCACACGGCCCGAATGGTTCGACGACGTTGTCACCACCCACGTCATCGATCCAGCCACACTGCACGAAGACGACTTCGACGCCTTCTACGCTGACAGGTCCGCCCGCTTGGTCCAACTGGTCAACGAGGCCATGGGTAAGCGCACCGTCTTCCGCGCCGAGTCGGACCGATGA
- a CDS encoding UvrD-helicase domain-containing protein translates to MTATSRGPVILQILDRADKEILALSRADAGAVYNFQSKFRQNPNARGFWLKQLKGSRLYSARVTDAYRAILLNVGDQHFLLVSVRHRSDVYDDLDRYSYQINRVTGGIEVIDLAAVGNSIVGRLLPADDPTAVPPKTAEIPTLFDSHTDQQLTDLGVAEPLLPSIRRLLTDDDLLRFVDCVPALTADVLLALNDGKTFDEVLDLVTTPVKADEPVDTEDWAAASASPATQVTTDDSALQAILAESFARWQVFLHPTQRKVVDHPYPGSARVSGGPGTGKTIVALHRVRYLAERLKAGKDKPILLTTFNRNLAADLRSRLLDLAGAELSARVDIVNIDKLANRIVNEAGTDTKRRVINEAEALKRWNAFLLELGERRFDAEFLNAEWAHVVLGQAATTRDEYFRARRVGRGKSITREQRDAIWQLTERFTKQLDSEGIWTWRQIAARAARLELDRETRILEANNDESSATGQTLRYRYQHIVVDEAQDLSPTHWRLLRAMTPVGPDDMFIVGDTHQRLYDNQVALSTVGINIRGRRSSRLTISYRTTREILKAATQLLTGETYDDLDGGTDTLNGYRSLLHGAPPIFRGAPTWGQERGLIIGQLRAWTNTSDGSAAVCVPTKEYVAEVIQWLTDDGIQAVEIGPDGPARPDGVHVGTMHRFKGLEYQRVIIAGASDGLVPRRAIDRFRDTDAKRYQQERARDRSRLFVAATRARDDLAVFWHGNRSPFISASLAGLTVSSDDQSSTMELRH, encoded by the coding sequence ATGACCGCAACCAGTCGAGGCCCGGTCATCCTGCAGATCCTGGATCGAGCCGACAAGGAGATCCTGGCTCTGTCCCGGGCCGATGCCGGCGCGGTCTACAACTTTCAGAGCAAGTTTCGGCAGAACCCGAATGCGCGTGGCTTCTGGCTCAAGCAGCTCAAGGGCTCACGGCTGTACTCCGCCCGAGTCACCGACGCCTACCGGGCCATCCTGCTCAACGTCGGCGACCAGCACTTCCTGCTCGTGTCCGTCCGGCACCGCAGCGACGTCTATGACGATCTCGACCGGTACTCGTACCAGATCAACCGGGTCACCGGAGGAATCGAGGTCATCGACCTCGCCGCAGTCGGGAACAGCATCGTCGGCCGTCTCCTGCCCGCTGACGACCCGACGGCCGTTCCTCCCAAGACCGCAGAGATTCCCACGCTTTTCGATTCGCACACCGACCAACAACTCACCGACCTCGGCGTGGCAGAACCCCTGCTCCCCAGCATCCGCCGGCTGCTCACCGACGACGACCTGCTCCGCTTCGTCGACTGTGTTCCGGCGCTGACGGCCGATGTCCTCCTCGCCCTGAACGATGGCAAGACGTTCGACGAGGTGCTGGATCTCGTCACCACCCCGGTCAAGGCCGACGAACCCGTCGACACCGAGGACTGGGCGGCCGCCTCGGCGAGCCCCGCCACCCAGGTCACCACCGACGACTCCGCGCTACAGGCGATCCTGGCCGAATCCTTCGCCCGCTGGCAGGTCTTCCTGCACCCCACCCAACGTAAGGTTGTCGACCATCCCTACCCGGGATCGGCCCGGGTCAGCGGTGGCCCCGGCACCGGCAAGACCATCGTCGCCCTGCACCGCGTCAGGTACCTCGCCGAACGTCTCAAAGCCGGCAAGGACAAGCCCATCCTGCTGACCACCTTCAACCGCAACCTCGCCGCCGATCTCCGATCCCGTCTGCTCGACCTAGCCGGCGCCGAACTCAGCGCCCGCGTCGACATCGTGAACATCGACAAACTCGCGAACCGCATCGTCAACGAGGCCGGCACCGACACCAAACGCCGCGTCATCAACGAGGCCGAGGCCCTGAAACGCTGGAACGCCTTCCTCCTCGAACTCGGTGAGCGTCGCTTCGACGCCGAATTCCTCAACGCGGAGTGGGCACACGTCGTCCTCGGCCAAGCCGCGACCACCCGCGACGAATACTTCCGCGCGCGACGTGTCGGCCGCGGCAAATCGATCACCCGAGAACAGCGGGACGCCATCTGGCAACTCACCGAGCGCTTCACCAAGCAACTCGACAGCGAAGGCATCTGGACCTGGCGCCAGATCGCCGCCCGCGCCGCCCGCCTCGAACTCGACCGGGAAACCCGCATCCTCGAAGCCAACAACGACGAGTCCTCAGCGACCGGGCAGACCCTGCGCTACCGCTACCAGCACATCGTCGTGGACGAGGCCCAGGACCTCAGCCCCACCCACTGGCGACTACTACGCGCCATGACCCCCGTCGGCCCCGACGACATGTTCATCGTCGGCGACACCCACCAACGCCTCTACGATAACCAGGTCGCGCTTTCCACCGTCGGCATCAACATCCGGGGCCGCAGGTCCTCCAGGCTCACGATCAGCTACCGCACCACCCGGGAGATCCTGAAAGCCGCGACCCAACTGCTCACCGGGGAGACCTACGACGACCTGGACGGTGGCACCGACACCCTCAACGGCTACCGCTCCCTGCTCCACGGGGCGCCGCCGATCTTCCGGGGAGCGCCGACCTGGGGCCAGGAACGCGGCTTGATCATCGGGCAGCTCCGAGCCTGGACCAACACGTCCGACGGGTCCGCCGCTGTCTGCGTCCCGACCAAGGAGTATGTCGCCGAGGTGATTCAGTGGCTCACCGACGACGGCATCCAAGCCGTGGAGATCGGCCCGGACGGCCCGGCACGACCAGACGGCGTCCACGTGGGCACCATGCACCGCTTCAAAGGCCTCGAATACCAGCGCGTCATCATCGCCGGTGCCAGCGATGGCCTCGTCCCACGGCGTGCGATCGACCGGTTCCGGGACACCGACGCCAAGCGCTACCAGCAGGAACGCGCCCGGGACCGCTCACGCCTGTTCGTCGCAGCCACCCGTGCCCGCGATGACCTCGCGGTCTTCTGGCATGGAAACCGCAGCCCTTTCATCTCGGCGTCCCTGGCGGGGCTGACGGTAAGCTCTGATGATCAATCCTCCACTATGGAATTACGGCATTGA